In Anas platyrhynchos isolate ZD024472 breed Pekin duck chromosome 24, IASCAAS_PekinDuck_T2T, whole genome shotgun sequence, the following are encoded in one genomic region:
- the NIPAL3 gene encoding NIPA-like protein 3 isoform X3, whose amino-acid sequence MGPRRQQENLIGALLAIFGHLVISIALNLQKYSHIRLAGSKDPRAYFKTKTWWCGLFLLVLGELGVFSSYAFAPLSLIVPLSAVSVIASAIIGIIFIKEKWKPKDFLRRYVLSFVGCGLAIIGTYLLITFGPNSHEKMTGENITRHLVSWPFLLYMLLEIIIFCLLLYFYKEKNANYIVVILLLVALLGSMTVVTVKAVAGMIVVSIQGNLQLDYPIFYIMLVCMIATAVFQATFLAQASQLYDSSQIASIGYILSTTIAITAGATFYLDFTGEDVLHICMFALGCLIAFLGVFLITRNRKKSVPFEPYISMDAMPGMQNVHDKGIAVQPDLKASFSYGALENNDNMPEIYTPATLPIVQEQHGSRGVSAPPYRVLEHSKKE is encoded by the exons ATGGGGCCGCGGAGGCAGCAG GAGAACTTGATTGGTGCATTACTAGCTATTTTTGGGCATCTTGTTATCAGTATTGCACTCAACCTTCAG aAATACAGCCACATCCGGCTGGCAGGCTCCAAAGACCCCCGAGCTTACTTCAAAACCAAGACATGGTGGTGTGGACTGTttctgctggtgctgggagagctgggagtGTTTTCCTCTTACGCTTTTGCTCCTCTTTCACTGATTGTGCCTCTAAGTGCAGTGTCTGTTATAG ccAGTGCGATCATAGGAATcatatttattaaagaaaaatggaagcCCAAGGATTTCTTGA GGCGCTATGTTTTATCCTTTGTAGGCTGTGGTTTGGCAATTATTGGAACTTATCTACTGATAACATTTGGACCTAATAGTCATGAGAAGATGACGGGAGAAAATATCACTAGGCATTTAGTGAGCTGGCCATTTCTGTTGTATATG CTTTTGGAGATCATCATATTCTGCCTGCTACTGTATTTTtacaaggagaaaaatgcaaactACATTGTAGTTATTCTCCTGCTTGTGGCTTTGCTGG GTTCCATGACTGTTGTGACCGTGAAAGCTGTGGCTGGCATGATTGTTGTCTCAATACAAGGAAACCTCCAGCTCGACTAcccaatattttatattatgttGGTGTGCATGATTGCTACAGCAGTCTTTCAAGCAAC GTTTTTAGCTCAAGCCTCACAGCTGTATGACTCGTCTCAGATTGCTAGCATCGGCTATATCCTGTCCACAACAATAGCTATCACAGCAG gagCAACTTTCTACTTGGACTTCACGGGCGAAGATGTTCTCCATATATGCATGTTTGCACTTGG gtgCCTCATAGCATTTCTAGGTGTCTTCCTGATCACAAGAAATAGGAAGAAATCTGTACCCTTTGAACCTTACATATCAATGGATGCTATGCCAG GCATGCAAAACGTGCATGATAAGGGGATTGCAGTTCAGCCTGACCTCAAAGCTTCCTTTTCCTATGGTGCCCTAGAGAACAATGACAACATGCCGGAAATTTATACTCCAGCTACGTTGCCAATAGTGCAGGAGCAACATGGTTCCAGAGGAGTTTCTGCTCCACCCTACCGGGTGCTGGAGCACAGCAAAAAGGAGTGA
- the NIPAL3 gene encoding NIPA-like protein 3 isoform X1, protein MEGGNSPNLQLQQLPLATAAVSVQPHTDSFSYKENLIGALLAIFGHLVISIALNLQKYSHIRLAGSKDPRAYFKTKTWWCGLFLLVLGELGVFSSYAFAPLSLIVPLSAVSVIASAIIGIIFIKEKWKPKDFLRRYVLSFVGCGLAIIGTYLLITFGPNSHEKMTGENITRHLVSWPFLLYMLLEIIIFCLLLYFYKEKNANYIVVILLLVALLGSMTVVTVKAVAGMIVVSIQGNLQLDYPIFYIMLVCMIATAVFQATFLAQASQLYDSSQIASIGYILSTTIAITAGATFYLDFTGEDVLHICMFALGCLIAFLGVFLITRNRKKSVPFEPYISMDAMPGMQNVHDKGIAVQPDLKASFSYGALENNDNMPEIYTPATLPIVQEQHGSRGVSAPPYRVLEHSKKE, encoded by the exons ATGGAAGGAGGCAACAGTCCAAATCTGCAACTTCAGCAACTCCCACTGGCCACAGCAGCGGTTTCTGTGCAGCCACACACAGACTCCTTTTCTTACAAG GAGAACTTGATTGGTGCATTACTAGCTATTTTTGGGCATCTTGTTATCAGTATTGCACTCAACCTTCAG aAATACAGCCACATCCGGCTGGCAGGCTCCAAAGACCCCCGAGCTTACTTCAAAACCAAGACATGGTGGTGTGGACTGTttctgctggtgctgggagagctgggagtGTTTTCCTCTTACGCTTTTGCTCCTCTTTCACTGATTGTGCCTCTAAGTGCAGTGTCTGTTATAG ccAGTGCGATCATAGGAATcatatttattaaagaaaaatggaagcCCAAGGATTTCTTGA GGCGCTATGTTTTATCCTTTGTAGGCTGTGGTTTGGCAATTATTGGAACTTATCTACTGATAACATTTGGACCTAATAGTCATGAGAAGATGACGGGAGAAAATATCACTAGGCATTTAGTGAGCTGGCCATTTCTGTTGTATATG CTTTTGGAGATCATCATATTCTGCCTGCTACTGTATTTTtacaaggagaaaaatgcaaactACATTGTAGTTATTCTCCTGCTTGTGGCTTTGCTGG GTTCCATGACTGTTGTGACCGTGAAAGCTGTGGCTGGCATGATTGTTGTCTCAATACAAGGAAACCTCCAGCTCGACTAcccaatattttatattatgttGGTGTGCATGATTGCTACAGCAGTCTTTCAAGCAAC GTTTTTAGCTCAAGCCTCACAGCTGTATGACTCGTCTCAGATTGCTAGCATCGGCTATATCCTGTCCACAACAATAGCTATCACAGCAG gagCAACTTTCTACTTGGACTTCACGGGCGAAGATGTTCTCCATATATGCATGTTTGCACTTGG gtgCCTCATAGCATTTCTAGGTGTCTTCCTGATCACAAGAAATAGGAAGAAATCTGTACCCTTTGAACCTTACATATCAATGGATGCTATGCCAG GCATGCAAAACGTGCATGATAAGGGGATTGCAGTTCAGCCTGACCTCAAAGCTTCCTTTTCCTATGGTGCCCTAGAGAACAATGACAACATGCCGGAAATTTATACTCCAGCTACGTTGCCAATAGTGCAGGAGCAACATGGTTCCAGAGGAGTTTCTGCTCCACCCTACCGGGTGCTGGAGCACAGCAAAAAGGAGTGA
- the NIPAL3 gene encoding NIPA-like protein 3 isoform X4, with the protein MTGENITRHLVSWPFLLYMLLEIIIFCLLLYFYKEKNANYIVVILLLVALLGSMTVVTVKAVAGMIVVSIQGNLQLDYPIFYIMLVCMIATAVFQATFLAQASQLYDSSQIASIGYILSTTIAITAGATFYLDFTGEDVLHICMFALGCLIAFLGVFLITRNRKKSVPFEPYISMDAMPGMQNVHDKGIAVQPDLKASFSYGALENNDNMPEIYTPATLPIVQEQHGSRGVSAPPYRVLEHSKKE; encoded by the exons ATGACGGGAGAAAATATCACTAGGCATTTAGTGAGCTGGCCATTTCTGTTGTATATG CTTTTGGAGATCATCATATTCTGCCTGCTACTGTATTTTtacaaggagaaaaatgcaaactACATTGTAGTTATTCTCCTGCTTGTGGCTTTGCTGG GTTCCATGACTGTTGTGACCGTGAAAGCTGTGGCTGGCATGATTGTTGTCTCAATACAAGGAAACCTCCAGCTCGACTAcccaatattttatattatgttGGTGTGCATGATTGCTACAGCAGTCTTTCAAGCAAC GTTTTTAGCTCAAGCCTCACAGCTGTATGACTCGTCTCAGATTGCTAGCATCGGCTATATCCTGTCCACAACAATAGCTATCACAGCAG gagCAACTTTCTACTTGGACTTCACGGGCGAAGATGTTCTCCATATATGCATGTTTGCACTTGG gtgCCTCATAGCATTTCTAGGTGTCTTCCTGATCACAAGAAATAGGAAGAAATCTGTACCCTTTGAACCTTACATATCAATGGATGCTATGCCAG GCATGCAAAACGTGCATGATAAGGGGATTGCAGTTCAGCCTGACCTCAAAGCTTCCTTTTCCTATGGTGCCCTAGAGAACAATGACAACATGCCGGAAATTTATACTCCAGCTACGTTGCCAATAGTGCAGGAGCAACATGGTTCCAGAGGAGTTTCTGCTCCACCCTACCGGGTGCTGGAGCACAGCAAAAAGGAGTGA
- the NIPAL3 gene encoding NIPA-like protein 3 isoform X2 translates to MEGGNSPNLQLQQLPLATAAVSVQPHTDSFSYKENLIGALLAIFGHLVISIALNLQKYSHIRLAGSKDPRAYFKTKTWWCGLFLLVLGELGVFSSYAFAPLSLIVPLSAVSVIASAIIGIIFIKEKWKPKDFLSCGLAIIGTYLLITFGPNSHEKMTGENITRHLVSWPFLLYMLLEIIIFCLLLYFYKEKNANYIVVILLLVALLGSMTVVTVKAVAGMIVVSIQGNLQLDYPIFYIMLVCMIATAVFQATFLAQASQLYDSSQIASIGYILSTTIAITAGATFYLDFTGEDVLHICMFALGCLIAFLGVFLITRNRKKSVPFEPYISMDAMPGMQNVHDKGIAVQPDLKASFSYGALENNDNMPEIYTPATLPIVQEQHGSRGVSAPPYRVLEHSKKE, encoded by the exons ATGGAAGGAGGCAACAGTCCAAATCTGCAACTTCAGCAACTCCCACTGGCCACAGCAGCGGTTTCTGTGCAGCCACACACAGACTCCTTTTCTTACAAG GAGAACTTGATTGGTGCATTACTAGCTATTTTTGGGCATCTTGTTATCAGTATTGCACTCAACCTTCAG aAATACAGCCACATCCGGCTGGCAGGCTCCAAAGACCCCCGAGCTTACTTCAAAACCAAGACATGGTGGTGTGGACTGTttctgctggtgctgggagagctgggagtGTTTTCCTCTTACGCTTTTGCTCCTCTTTCACTGATTGTGCCTCTAAGTGCAGTGTCTGTTATAG ccAGTGCGATCATAGGAATcatatttattaaagaaaaatggaagcCCAAGGATTTCTTGA GCTGTGGTTTGGCAATTATTGGAACTTATCTACTGATAACATTTGGACCTAATAGTCATGAGAAGATGACGGGAGAAAATATCACTAGGCATTTAGTGAGCTGGCCATTTCTGTTGTATATG CTTTTGGAGATCATCATATTCTGCCTGCTACTGTATTTTtacaaggagaaaaatgcaaactACATTGTAGTTATTCTCCTGCTTGTGGCTTTGCTGG GTTCCATGACTGTTGTGACCGTGAAAGCTGTGGCTGGCATGATTGTTGTCTCAATACAAGGAAACCTCCAGCTCGACTAcccaatattttatattatgttGGTGTGCATGATTGCTACAGCAGTCTTTCAAGCAAC GTTTTTAGCTCAAGCCTCACAGCTGTATGACTCGTCTCAGATTGCTAGCATCGGCTATATCCTGTCCACAACAATAGCTATCACAGCAG gagCAACTTTCTACTTGGACTTCACGGGCGAAGATGTTCTCCATATATGCATGTTTGCACTTGG gtgCCTCATAGCATTTCTAGGTGTCTTCCTGATCACAAGAAATAGGAAGAAATCTGTACCCTTTGAACCTTACATATCAATGGATGCTATGCCAG GCATGCAAAACGTGCATGATAAGGGGATTGCAGTTCAGCCTGACCTCAAAGCTTCCTTTTCCTATGGTGCCCTAGAGAACAATGACAACATGCCGGAAATTTATACTCCAGCTACGTTGCCAATAGTGCAGGAGCAACATGGTTCCAGAGGAGTTTCTGCTCCACCCTACCGGGTGCTGGAGCACAGCAAAAAGGAGTGA
- the STPG1 gene encoding O(6)-methylguanine-induced apoptosis 2 isoform X4 yields MGGARGFQISSSPYKHHGKVISDSEKNGFNSQSKRFQYNQSENPGPGFYNVTHQSPEINSPSLSKKGTGYFPSLVPRTAHKKISSFPAANAYNILSHFQSRRDFSMGNSSVFQQPISRKTEKIPTPAPNQYHTSTDFCKQSNNVSAHAVFVSRTTRGLNLEKIGKWPSPCHYNINDSLTKVSPKGITSCFKSKTSHLTRTDRITAEPTIYQPYKPTRETKKTPFK; encoded by the exons aTGGGCGGGGCTCGAG GTTTCCAGATTTCCTCCAGTCCTTATAAGCACCATGGTAAAGTAATCTcagactcagaaaaaaatggatttaattCTCAATCAAAGCGATTTCAGTATAACCAG AGTGAAAATCCAGGCCCAGGATTCTATAATGTCACTCATCAGTCTCCAGAGATCAACAGCCCTTCGTTGTCAAAGAAAGGAACTGGATACTTTCCTTCCCTG GTTCCACGCACTGCACACAAGAAAATCTCCAGCTTTCCAGCTGCGAATGCCTATAACATCCTATCACATTTTCAGTCCAGACGAGACTTTAGCATGGGAAACTCCAGTGTGTTTCAACAACCTATTTCTAGGAAGACCGAGAAAATCCCTACTCCAGCCCCCAATCAATACCAT ACATCTACAGATTTCTGCAAGCAAAGCAACAATGTTTCTGCCCATGCAGTGTTTGTGTCGCGAACCACAAGAGGattaaatttggaaaaaattgGAAAATGGCCTTCTCCAT GTCACTACAACATCAATGATTCCCTCACCAAGGTGTCTCCCAAGGGTATAACATCTTGCTTCAAGTCAAAGACCTCCCACCTGACAAGGACAGACAGAATTACTGCAGAGCCCACAATCTATCAGCCATATAAACCCACcagggaaacaaagaaaactccTTTCAA atAA
- the STPG1 gene encoding O(6)-methylguanine-induced apoptosis 2 isoform X1, giving the protein MGGARGFQISSSPYKHHGKVISDSEKNGFNSQSKRFQYNQSENPGPGFYNVTHQSPEINSPSLSKKGTGYFPSLVPRTAHKKISSFPAANAYNILSHFQSRRDFSMGNSSVFQQPISRKTEKIPTPAPNQYHTSTDFCKQSNNVSAHAVFVSRTTRGLNLEKIGKWPSPCHYNINDSLTKVSPKGITSCFKSKTSHLTRTDRITAEPTIYQPYKPTRETKKTPFKQKFCLTLCAPAIPPCKDPPFPGPGQYNLVDYRGSLKQNRSSAVFVSNTERWMGGGSQEGFPGPGAYSPRALGKYSFIYNYDQKWVPVL; this is encoded by the exons aTGGGCGGGGCTCGAG GTTTCCAGATTTCCTCCAGTCCTTATAAGCACCATGGTAAAGTAATCTcagactcagaaaaaaatggatttaattCTCAATCAAAGCGATTTCAGTATAACCAG AGTGAAAATCCAGGCCCAGGATTCTATAATGTCACTCATCAGTCTCCAGAGATCAACAGCCCTTCGTTGTCAAAGAAAGGAACTGGATACTTTCCTTCCCTG GTTCCACGCACTGCACACAAGAAAATCTCCAGCTTTCCAGCTGCGAATGCCTATAACATCCTATCACATTTTCAGTCCAGACGAGACTTTAGCATGGGAAACTCCAGTGTGTTTCAACAACCTATTTCTAGGAAGACCGAGAAAATCCCTACTCCAGCCCCCAATCAATACCAT ACATCTACAGATTTCTGCAAGCAAAGCAACAATGTTTCTGCCCATGCAGTGTTTGTGTCGCGAACCACAAGAGGattaaatttggaaaaaattgGAAAATGGCCTTCTCCAT GTCACTACAACATCAATGATTCCCTCACCAAGGTGTCTCCCAAGGGTATAACATCTTGCTTCAAGTCAAAGACCTCCCACCTGACAAGGACAGACAGAATTACTGCAGAGCCCACAATCTATCAGCCATATAAACCCACcagggaaacaaagaaaactccTTTCAA ACAGAAATTCTGCTTGACACTCTGTGCTCCAGCAATCCCACCTTGTAAAGATCCACCTTTTCCTGGACCTGGGCAGTACAACCTCGTGGATTACAGAGGATCTCTAAAGCAGAATCGCTCAAGTGCTGTGTTTGTCTCAAACACGGAGCGATGGATGGGGGGTGGATCACAGGAAGGGTTCCCCGGACCAg GAGCTTATTCACCCAGAGCACTTGGGAAGTATTCCTTCATCTACAACTATGATCAGAAGTGGGTCCCAGTGCTGTGA
- the STPG1 gene encoding O(6)-methylguanine-induced apoptosis 2 isoform X3: protein MGGARGFQISSSPYKHHGKVISDSEKNGFNSQSKRFQYNQVPRTAHKKISSFPAANAYNILSHFQSRRDFSMGNSSVFQQPISRKTEKIPTPAPNQYHTSTDFCKQSNNVSAHAVFVSRTTRGLNLEKIGKWPSPCHYNINDSLTKVSPKGITSCFKSKTSHLTRTDRITAEPTIYQPYKPTRETKKTPFKQKFCLTLCAPAIPPCKDPPFPGPGQYNLVDYRGSLKQNRSSAVFVSNTERWMGGGSQEGFPGPGAYSPRALGKYSFIYNYDQKWVPVL, encoded by the exons aTGGGCGGGGCTCGAG GTTTCCAGATTTCCTCCAGTCCTTATAAGCACCATGGTAAAGTAATCTcagactcagaaaaaaatggatttaattCTCAATCAAAGCGATTTCAGTATAACCAG GTTCCACGCACTGCACACAAGAAAATCTCCAGCTTTCCAGCTGCGAATGCCTATAACATCCTATCACATTTTCAGTCCAGACGAGACTTTAGCATGGGAAACTCCAGTGTGTTTCAACAACCTATTTCTAGGAAGACCGAGAAAATCCCTACTCCAGCCCCCAATCAATACCAT ACATCTACAGATTTCTGCAAGCAAAGCAACAATGTTTCTGCCCATGCAGTGTTTGTGTCGCGAACCACAAGAGGattaaatttggaaaaaattgGAAAATGGCCTTCTCCAT GTCACTACAACATCAATGATTCCCTCACCAAGGTGTCTCCCAAGGGTATAACATCTTGCTTCAAGTCAAAGACCTCCCACCTGACAAGGACAGACAGAATTACTGCAGAGCCCACAATCTATCAGCCATATAAACCCACcagggaaacaaagaaaactccTTTCAA ACAGAAATTCTGCTTGACACTCTGTGCTCCAGCAATCCCACCTTGTAAAGATCCACCTTTTCCTGGACCTGGGCAGTACAACCTCGTGGATTACAGAGGATCTCTAAAGCAGAATCGCTCAAGTGCTGTGTTTGTCTCAAACACGGAGCGATGGATGGGGGGTGGATCACAGGAAGGGTTCCCCGGACCAg GAGCTTATTCACCCAGAGCACTTGGGAAGTATTCCTTCATCTACAACTATGATCAGAAGTGGGTCCCAGTGCTGTGA
- the STPG1 gene encoding O(6)-methylguanine-induced apoptosis 2 isoform X2, which yields MGGARGFQISSSPYKHHGKVISDSEKNGFNSQSKRFQYNQSENPGPGFYNVTHQSPEINSPSLSKKGTGYFPSLVPRTAHKKISSFPAANAYNILSHFQSRRDFSMGNSSVFQQPISRKTEKIPTPAPNQYHTSTDFCKQSNNVSAHAVFVSRTTRGLNLEKIGKWPSPCHYNINDSLTKVSPKGITSCFKSKTSHLTRTDRITAEPTIYQPYKPTRETKKTPFKQKFCLTLCAPAIPPCKDPPFPGPGQYNLVDYRGSLKQNRSSAVFVSNTERWMGGGSQEGFPGPGRKQSTEIGEPTFKGM from the exons aTGGGCGGGGCTCGAG GTTTCCAGATTTCCTCCAGTCCTTATAAGCACCATGGTAAAGTAATCTcagactcagaaaaaaatggatttaattCTCAATCAAAGCGATTTCAGTATAACCAG AGTGAAAATCCAGGCCCAGGATTCTATAATGTCACTCATCAGTCTCCAGAGATCAACAGCCCTTCGTTGTCAAAGAAAGGAACTGGATACTTTCCTTCCCTG GTTCCACGCACTGCACACAAGAAAATCTCCAGCTTTCCAGCTGCGAATGCCTATAACATCCTATCACATTTTCAGTCCAGACGAGACTTTAGCATGGGAAACTCCAGTGTGTTTCAACAACCTATTTCTAGGAAGACCGAGAAAATCCCTACTCCAGCCCCCAATCAATACCAT ACATCTACAGATTTCTGCAAGCAAAGCAACAATGTTTCTGCCCATGCAGTGTTTGTGTCGCGAACCACAAGAGGattaaatttggaaaaaattgGAAAATGGCCTTCTCCAT GTCACTACAACATCAATGATTCCCTCACCAAGGTGTCTCCCAAGGGTATAACATCTTGCTTCAAGTCAAAGACCTCCCACCTGACAAGGACAGACAGAATTACTGCAGAGCCCACAATCTATCAGCCATATAAACCCACcagggaaacaaagaaaactccTTTCAA ACAGAAATTCTGCTTGACACTCTGTGCTCCAGCAATCCCACCTTGTAAAGATCCACCTTTTCCTGGACCTGGGCAGTACAACCTCGTGGATTACAGAGGATCTCTAAAGCAGAATCGCTCAAGTGCTGTGTTTGTCTCAAACACGGAGCGATGGATGGGGGGTGGATCACAGGAAGGGTTCCCCGGACCAg GAAGgaaacaaagcacagaaattGGAGAGCCCACCTTCAAAGGCATGTAG